In Liquorilactobacillus hordei DSM 19519, the following proteins share a genomic window:
- a CDS encoding ribose-phosphate diphosphokinase produces MSEQYADPKLKIFALNSNKPLAEKIAAAVGVTLGKTSVDRFSDGEIRINIEESIRGDEVFIIQSTSAPVNDNLMELLIMIDALKRASASMINVVIPYYGYARQDRKARPREPITAKLVADMLVKAGATRVVALDLHAAQIQGFFDIPVDHLMGAPLLADYFLTKGLEKDAVVVSPDHGGVSRARKLAEFLKAPIAIIDKRRPRANVAEIMNIIGSVDGKRCILIDDMIDTAGTITLAAQALKDAGATEVYACATHPVLSGPAIERIENSPIKRLVVTDSIKLPEEKHIDKLIQVSVGALIGDAITRIHENKSVSPLFKNRFHNI; encoded by the coding sequence ATGTCTGAACAATATGCTGATCCAAAGCTTAAAATATTTGCTTTGAATTCTAACAAGCCATTGGCAGAAAAAATTGCTGCTGCTGTTGGTGTAACTTTAGGTAAAACATCTGTTGACCGTTTTAGTGACGGTGAGATTCGTATTAATATCGAAGAAAGTATCCGTGGAGATGAGGTTTTTATAATTCAATCGACTTCAGCTCCAGTCAATGATAACTTGATGGAATTATTAATCATGATTGATGCGCTCAAGCGAGCTAGTGCCTCGATGATTAATGTTGTAATTCCTTATTACGGTTATGCAAGACAAGATCGAAAAGCAAGACCACGTGAACCAATCACAGCCAAATTGGTTGCTGATATGTTAGTAAAAGCTGGAGCAACTCGTGTTGTTGCATTGGATTTGCATGCAGCTCAGATTCAAGGATTCTTTGATATTCCTGTAGATCATTTAATGGGAGCTCCATTGTTAGCTGATTATTTTTTGACCAAGGGTCTTGAAAAAGATGCTGTTGTTGTTTCACCAGATCATGGTGGTGTTTCAAGAGCACGTAAATTGGCAGAATTTTTGAAGGCACCAATCGCTATCATTGATAAGCGTCGCCCAAGAGCCAATGTTGCTGAAATCATGAACATTATTGGTTCAGTTGATGGTAAACGTTGTATTTTAATTGATGATATGATTGATACAGCAGGAACAATTACCTTAGCCGCACAAGCTTTAAAAGATGCTGGAGCAACTGAGGTATATGCATGTGCTACACATCCAGTACTTTCTGGACCGGCAATTGAACGTATTGAGAATTCACCAATTAAAAGATTAGTTGTTACTGATTCGATTAAATTACCTGAGGAAAAGCATATTGATAAACTAATTCAAGTTTCTGTTGGAGCCTTGATTGGGGATGCAATTACTCGCATTCATGAAAATAAATCAGTGAGTCCGTTATTTAAAAATCGATTCCATAATATTTAA
- a CDS encoding aldo/keto reductase, with protein sequence MSENVLFNQGQIISSKYDFSKAYLSAELFKKKDSNGPEPSANQPEKITLNDGNEIPLIGFGTYTLTGGAGVNTMMQALSTGYRALDSAVNYENEGAVGEVIRRTSLSRENLFITSKLPGRHQRFDEAIATIQESLYRMHLDYFDLYLIHWPNPIEDHYVEAWQALIKAQKMGLIRSIGVSNFLPEHLERLEKETGVLPVVNQVELHPYWSQAKQRQFDKDHGIFTQAWSPLGRANTVLQDKTIQKIAEAHNKSIAQIILRWELQLGVGVIPKSSSSKRQFENLDLFNFELSEKEVSSILALDKSDGRTNNQDPATYQEF encoded by the coding sequence ATGAGTGAGAATGTTTTATTCAATCAAGGACAAATAATTTCAAGTAAGTATGACTTTAGTAAAGCATACCTTTCAGCAGAACTTTTTAAGAAAAAGGATAGTAATGGTCCTGAACCATCTGCCAATCAACCTGAAAAGATTACATTAAACGATGGGAATGAAATCCCATTAATTGGTTTTGGTACCTACACGCTTACTGGAGGTGCTGGGGTTAACACTATGATGCAGGCATTATCAACCGGTTATCGTGCTCTTGACTCAGCAGTTAATTATGAAAACGAAGGTGCTGTTGGAGAAGTTATCCGTAGAACTAGTTTGAGCCGTGAAAATTTATTTATAACATCTAAATTACCTGGCCGGCATCAAAGATTTGACGAAGCAATCGCAACAATTCAGGAGTCTTTATATAGAATGCATCTTGACTACTTTGATCTTTATCTAATACACTGGCCAAATCCAATCGAGGATCATTATGTAGAAGCTTGGCAAGCCCTAATTAAAGCACAAAAAATGGGGCTTATTCGTTCAATCGGTGTTTCTAATTTTCTTCCTGAACATTTGGAAAGACTTGAAAAAGAAACTGGTGTATTACCTGTTGTTAATCAAGTGGAACTCCACCCTTATTGGTCTCAGGCTAAACAACGACAATTTGACAAAGACCATGGTATCTTTACACAAGCTTGGAGTCCGCTTGGCCGCGCCAATACTGTCTTACAAGATAAAACAATTCAAAAAATTGCTGAAGCTCATAACAAATCAATTGCACAAATCATCTTACGCTGGGAACTCCAACTAGGTGTGGGTGTCATTCCAAAGTCCAGTTCTTCGAAACGACAATTTGAGAATCTAGACCTCTTTAATTTTGAACTATCAGAAAAAGAAGTTTCTTCAATATTGGCACTTGATAAATCTGATGGTCGGACAAATAATCAAGATCCAGCAACATATCAGGAATTTTAA
- a CDS encoding GNAT family N-acetyltransferase gives MNIITPDIKVRLVKNADAPALLNIYQYYVEHTAITFEYTTPTIKEFEKRIHNISLKYPYLVAYTDQEILGFAYLNVFHPRAAYIWAAEISIYLSHDVQHRGIGSLLYAELEKIAAAQNILNINACISFPKTADAHLPLTSILFHEKKGFKKVAHFHDVGYKFDTWFDMIWMEKNCSFHPVPVKPFIPYCDIKDEFYA, from the coding sequence ATGAATATAATTACTCCTGATATTAAAGTTAGATTAGTAAAAAATGCAGATGCGCCTGCACTTTTAAATATCTACCAATACTATGTTGAACATACTGCGATTACATTTGAGTATACAACACCTACTATTAAGGAGTTTGAAAAAAGAATACATAATATTTCCCTTAAATATCCTTATTTAGTAGCTTATACAGATCAGGAAATACTTGGTTTTGCCTATCTAAACGTATTTCATCCTCGAGCCGCATATATCTGGGCTGCAGAAATCTCTATTTACCTATCTCATGATGTCCAACATCGTGGAATAGGTTCCCTCTTGTACGCAGAACTTGAGAAAATAGCTGCTGCACAAAATATTTTAAATATTAATGCATGTATTAGTTTTCCAAAAACTGCAGATGCTCATCTTCCATTGACCAGCATCCTCTTTCACGAAAAAAAAGGATTTAAAAAAGTTGCTCATTTCCACGATGTCGGGTACAAATTTGATACTTGGTTTGATATGATCTGGATGGAAAAAAATTGTTCTTTCCACCCAGTACCAGTAAAACCCTTCATTCCATATTGCGATATCAAAGATGAATTTTATGCTTAA
- a CDS encoding glucosamine-6-phosphate deaminase, translating into MNIIVVKDSLAGGRKASELFYSAYASGARVFGLATGSTPVTTYQYLVKSKIDFSNCISINLDEYVGLKPTNEQSYRYYMEKNLFEFKPFKQSYLPQGDAADPAKEVERYDRVIADNPIDLQLLGIGRNGHIGFNEPGSSFDLTTHKVALTPSTIEANARFFEDEKDVPKYAYSMGIGSIMKSKSIILEAFGEDKANAIYDMVEGDVTEQCPASILQKHPNVTVIVDEAAATRLKK; encoded by the coding sequence ATGAATATTATCGTTGTTAAAGATAGTTTGGCAGGCGGAAGAAAAGCAAGTGAACTTTTTTATAGTGCATATGCAAGTGGCGCAAGAGTGTTTGGACTAGCAACTGGCAGTACACCTGTAACAACTTATCAATATTTGGTTAAAAGTAAAATTGATTTTTCAAATTGTATATCCATTAATCTCGATGAATATGTAGGTTTAAAACCAACAAATGAGCAAAGCTATCGATACTATATGGAGAAGAACCTGTTTGAGTTTAAACCATTTAAGCAATCATATTTACCACAAGGAGATGCAGCAGATCCAGCAAAAGAAGTTGAACGATATGATAGGGTAATTGCTGATAATCCGATTGATTTACAATTATTGGGAATTGGTCGCAATGGACATATTGGATTCAATGAACCCGGATCAAGTTTTGATTTAACAACTCACAAAGTTGCTTTGACACCTTCAACGATTGAAGCAAATGCGCGCTTCTTTGAAGATGAAAAAGATGTTCCTAAATATGCATATTCTATGGGAATTGGATCAATAATGAAATCAAAAAGTATCATATTAGAGGCTTTTGGAGAAGATAAAGCCAATGCAATTTACGATATGGTAGAAGGGGATGTGACAGAGCAATGCCCAGCAAGCATCTTGCAAAAGCATCCAAATGTTACTGTTATTGTTGATGAGGCAGCCGCAACAAGATTGAAAAAATAA
- a CDS encoding biotin--[acetyl-CoA-carboxylase] ligase yields the protein MNNTQKVLKILSDSTNYLSGEKIANEVGISRTAVWKIVKNLQDLEYPIKSKMHSGYYYEDDNKLNEFIIKRNLVDNLKNVTFELHDSINSTNTRAKELSSIQTDSHPLIIISDQQTGGYGRYGRSFVSPSKTGIYMSILLKTQTEVLNPGLLTTATALAVARTIERNLEVTPQIKWVNDVLINQKKVVGILTEAVSDIESGSINQVIIGIGINYLSDLSIFPPEIQARIGTLQQYVDNAHLSRNFFIAELLNEFFELYSNYQSGDFIAEYKEKSYLIGKKVTVTQGMKEITGYVNDIDKKGRLVLHDGTILYSGEVTKVRLT from the coding sequence ATGAATAATACACAAAAAGTTCTGAAGATCCTGTCAGATTCAACCAACTACTTATCTGGTGAAAAAATTGCAAATGAAGTTGGCATCTCACGAACAGCAGTCTGGAAAATAGTTAAAAATCTGCAAGATTTGGAATACCCTATTAAGAGTAAGATGCATTCTGGTTATTATTATGAAGATGATAATAAACTCAATGAATTTATTATCAAAAGGAATTTAGTAGATAATCTTAAAAACGTTACTTTTGAACTTCATGATTCAATTAATTCCACTAATACTAGGGCAAAAGAACTAAGTTCAATCCAAACTGACTCACACCCCTTAATAATTATCAGTGATCAACAAACTGGTGGATATGGGCGTTATGGACGGTCTTTTGTTTCACCAAGTAAAACTGGAATTTATATGAGTATTTTGCTAAAAACACAAACCGAAGTGTTGAATCCTGGTTTACTAACAACAGCAACTGCTCTCGCTGTGGCACGTACAATTGAAAGAAATCTAGAGGTTACCCCTCAAATAAAATGGGTGAATGATGTATTAATAAATCAAAAAAAGGTCGTTGGAATATTAACCGAAGCAGTTAGTGATATCGAAAGTGGCTCTATCAACCAGGTAATTATTGGTATCGGAATTAATTATCTATCTGATTTATCTATTTTTCCACCCGAAATCCAAGCACGTATCGGAACTTTGCAGCAATATGTTGATAATGCTCACTTATCTCGTAACTTTTTCATTGCAGAGTTGCTGAATGAATTCTTTGAACTATACTCTAATTATCAATCTGGTGATTTTATAGCTGAATATAAAGAAAAATCGTACCTCATTGGAAAAAAAGTTACCGTTACCCAAGGAATGAAAGAAATTACTGGCTACGTTAATGACATTGACAAAAAAGGGCGTCTTGTTTTGCATGATGGGACTATTCTTTATTCTGGTGAAGTTACAAAAGTACGTTTGACCTAA
- a CDS encoding YibE/F family protein: MKKKFFFECVILLLGAFFIFVISTHDAFLYKQSILQVTHVKQGKTFKSSDEYGNHDKKTDQTVYGVLLNGKKKGAKFSFQNTYAASGGLSQNYRKGQQLFVTLNHDNGKFEVTPTNYKRDTYLFMMCWIMVCLLFIVMKIDGVRTILSVLINFILFLIIVQLDVSWNITNFFIIFAISAIIFTAITLAIIIGINRQFTVTFAAIIIGTAIAFLISTGVMWVTNDSGMHYEALDFATQQPKQLFLSATLIGLLGTVMDAATDIVSTLFELKRSQPEVSFQQLYRSGREVGKDIMGPLINVLLLIFFAETFTMAVLYFRTNNTIGYTFSWTMSLGLVQAVISGIGIALVIPAASFLAAWSLERSKS; encoded by the coding sequence ATGAAAAAAAAATTTTTTTTTGAGTGCGTTATTTTGCTTTTGGGAGCGTTCTTTATTTTTGTAATATCCACACATGATGCGTTTTTGTACAAGCAGTCAATTTTACAAGTTACGCATGTTAAACAAGGAAAAACATTCAAATCCTCAGATGAATATGGAAATCATGATAAAAAGACTGATCAAACAGTTTATGGGGTACTTCTGAATGGTAAAAAAAAGGGAGCAAAGTTTAGTTTTCAAAATACATATGCAGCATCTGGGGGACTAAGCCAAAATTATCGTAAGGGGCAGCAGCTCTTTGTTACACTTAATCATGATAACGGAAAGTTTGAAGTGACTCCGACAAATTATAAACGGGATACCTATTTATTTATGATGTGTTGGATAATGGTTTGTTTGTTATTCATTGTAATGAAGATTGATGGTGTGCGAACAATCCTAAGTGTTCTAATTAATTTCATCTTGTTTTTGATAATTGTACAACTTGATGTTTCTTGGAATATTACAAACTTTTTTATAATTTTTGCGATTAGTGCAATTATTTTTACCGCAATTACACTAGCTATAATAATTGGAATTAATAGGCAATTTACAGTTACGTTTGCTGCAATTATCATTGGAACTGCAATTGCATTCCTTATTTCTACGGGGGTAATGTGGGTAACCAATGACAGTGGAATGCATTATGAGGCACTAGATTTTGCTACACAGCAACCGAAGCAATTATTTTTATCTGCAACATTAATTGGTTTATTAGGAACTGTTATGGATGCAGCAACAGATATTGTATCGACGTTATTTGAATTAAAACGTAGCCAGCCAGAAGTCTCTTTTCAGCAACTTTATCGCTCGGGAAGAGAAGTTGGCAAGGATATTATGGGGCCCTTGATTAATGTTTTGCTATTAATTTTTTTTGCTGAAACATTTACAATGGCTGTTCTATATTTTAGAACCAACAATACAATTGGCTATACTTTTTCTTGGACAATGTCGTTAGGATTAGTGCAAGCGGTGATTAGTGGAATAGGGATAGCATTGGTGATTCCGGCCGCAAGTTTTTTGGCTGCTTGGTCCTTAGAGAGGAGTAAGTCATGA
- a CDS encoding YibE/F family protein, with protein sequence MNTIVILIIVLALLMVLSGGKRGVSAFFTLIVNFGLLFLTVILIAGGFPPIFVMMFTGITILAIIIYVGNNNETQTNTAFIATLLVLAVMLILIVPMNYLMQIYGFSNEQSEEIEAFNVAIGVNFASIAIATTILSTLGAIAEAAIAVASGMEEIIEQGAAKTVQELRISGRNIGLQIMGMTFNTLFFGMFGGNLALFVLISKLDASFGYYANSKIFASETMLVIYAAISVVLVIWVTIEITVFKTNKMNIAKKP encoded by the coding sequence ATGAATACGATAGTAATTTTGATAATTGTTTTGGCCCTTTTAATGGTTTTAAGTGGTGGAAAAAGAGGAGTCTCAGCTTTTTTTACATTAATTGTGAATTTTGGCTTGCTTTTTTTGACGGTTATTTTGATAGCGGGGGGATTTCCACCTATTTTTGTGATGATGTTTACGGGGATAACTATCCTTGCAATTATTATTTATGTGGGGAATAACAATGAGACCCAGACCAATACCGCTTTTATAGCAACGTTACTTGTTTTAGCAGTGATGCTGATTTTGATTGTTCCAATGAACTATTTAATGCAGATATACGGCTTTAGTAATGAACAATCAGAAGAAATTGAGGCTTTCAATGTTGCAATTGGTGTTAACTTTGCATCAATTGCAATTGCAACAACAATTTTAAGTACACTTGGAGCGATAGCCGAAGCAGCAATTGCGGTTGCAAGTGGAATGGAGGAAATAATTGAGCAAGGAGCGGCAAAAACAGTCCAGGAATTAAGAATAAGTGGTAGGAATATTGGATTGCAGATAATGGGGATGACATTTAATACACTATTCTTTGGTATGTTTGGAGGCAATTTAGCGTTATTTGTGTTAATCTCAAAATTAGATGCAAGTTTTGGCTATTATGCAAATTCCAAAATTTTTGCGAGTGAGACAATGTTGGTGATTTATGCTGCAATTTCAGTTGTGCTAGTTATATGGGTAACCATTGAGATAACGGTTTTTAAGACAAATAAAATGAATATTGCTAAGAAACCATAA
- a CDS encoding DUF3899 domain-containing protein gives MERFKGKYYFKSTLAIQIIGLLLAIVVFIGVDKILISNILFMAGLAAICLTIIDVLLGAHLLAGWFKHKKKGETDDEYQQAKINIREVGRVKNQPIRASKFGKSTLIIGITYIILSIIITF, from the coding sequence ATGGAGAGATTCAAAGGAAAATATTATTTTAAGAGCACTTTAGCTATTCAAATTATTGGGCTCTTGTTAGCAATTGTAGTCTTTATCGGCGTAGATAAAATATTAATTTCTAATATTTTGTTTATGGCAGGATTGGCTGCCATTTGTCTGACAATTATAGATGTTTTATTAGGGGCTCATTTATTGGCTGGTTGGTTCAAACACAAGAAAAAAGGCGAGACCGACGATGAATATCAGCAGGCTAAAATCAATATACGTGAAGTGGGTAGAGTTAAGAACCAACCAATTCGTGCTAGTAAATTTGGTAAAAGCACTCTGATCATAGGAATCACATACATCATATTATCTATTATAATTACCTTCTGA
- a CDS encoding HD domain-containing protein: MTVYTSKKLKREKVLRDPIHSYIYVQHQVILDLINTREFQRLRRIRQLGTASSTFHGAEHSRFTHSVGVYEITRQICDNFQRNYPSQSTDDGLWNDDERLVALCAALLHDIGHGPYSHTFEHIFGTNHENVTVEILTSPATEVNKVLREVAPDFPEKVASVIQKTYPNPQVVQMISSQIDADRMDYLLRDSYYTGTNYGTFDLRRILRVMRPYKNGITFHISGMHAVEDYIVSRFQMYQQVYFHPVSRSMEVILNRLLQRAKFLFENNQLTEETPPHLLLPFFENNFSVEDYIRLDDGVLNTYFIQWSMSPDKILSDLASRFLNRKPLKSARFSATTSNQIPKLCELVSAAGYNAAYYTATNDSFDLPYDVYAPSQSKKITQIELYQDDGTLIELSKVSKLVAAITGEFSGDERFFFPREMLTSSREIDLFAPIYEQFQRHLKNGWLIDKKTDY, translated from the coding sequence ATCACTGTTTATACAAGTAAGAAATTAAAAAGAGAAAAAGTTTTGAGAGACCCAATTCATAGCTATATTTATGTTCAACATCAAGTGATTTTGGATCTTATTAACACCCGTGAGTTTCAGCGCTTACGCCGTATTCGTCAGCTTGGAACTGCCAGCAGTACCTTTCATGGCGCAGAGCATTCACGGTTTACACATTCAGTTGGTGTATATGAAATTACACGTCAAATCTGTGATAACTTTCAACGTAATTATCCTTCTCAAAGTACTGACGATGGCCTTTGGAATGATGATGAACGTCTAGTTGCTTTGTGTGCCGCGTTACTCCATGATATTGGTCACGGTCCCTACTCACATACCTTTGAACATATTTTCGGAACTAATCATGAAAATGTAACAGTTGAAATCCTAACCTCGCCTGCCACAGAAGTTAATAAGGTTTTACGTGAAGTTGCTCCCGACTTTCCAGAAAAAGTTGCCAGTGTAATCCAAAAAACGTATCCTAACCCACAGGTCGTTCAAATGATTTCAAGTCAAATTGATGCTGATCGGATGGATTATCTGCTTAGGGATTCTTATTATACGGGGACTAATTATGGAACTTTTGATTTGCGCAGAATCTTGCGGGTCATGCGTCCTTATAAAAATGGTATTACTTTCCATATCAGCGGTATGCATGCTGTTGAAGATTATATTGTTAGTCGTTTTCAAATGTATCAACAAGTTTATTTCCATCCTGTATCACGTTCCATGGAAGTAATTCTAAATCGGTTACTTCAAAGAGCAAAATTTCTTTTTGAAAACAATCAATTAACCGAAGAAACCCCTCCTCACCTGTTGTTACCTTTTTTCGAAAATAATTTTTCAGTTGAAGACTACATTCGTCTTGATGACGGTGTTTTAAATACCTACTTTATTCAATGGTCTATGAGTCCTGATAAAATACTGAGCGATTTAGCTAGCCGTTTCTTGAATCGTAAGCCGTTGAAGTCTGCACGCTTTTCTGCAACTACTAGCAACCAAATTCCTAAATTGTGCGAGTTAGTTTCAGCAGCTGGTTACAATGCAGCTTACTATACTGCAACTAATGATAGCTTTGATTTACCATACGATGTTTATGCACCTAGTCAAAGCAAGAAAATAACACAAATCGAGTTATATCAAGATGATGGTACTTTAATTGAGCTTTCAAAAGTAAGCAAGCTTGTTGCTGCAATCACTGGGGAGTTCTCCGGTGATGAACGTTTTTTCTTTCCTAGAGAAATGCTGACCTCTTCAAGAGAAATTGATTTGTTCGCACCAATTTATGAACAATTTCAAAGACATTTAAAAAATGGATGGTTAATTGACAAAAAAACTGACTATTAA
- a CDS encoding DUF1934 domain-containing protein, giving the protein MSTGTDILITLQTFTKQDGEISKYDRKFEGQLFQMGNSIYLRYTEDDDKQEKAVVTFKINNNGGIQLTRKSKEMRMQLFFENNKRVSATYRTPYGEIPIETVTPLLSVNISDFPLVGTVNIDYFLYSGGNLLGEYKIRLQFSV; this is encoded by the coding sequence TTGAGTACTGGGACGGATATTTTAATAACTCTCCAAACTTTTACCAAGCAAGATGGTGAGATTAGTAAGTATGATCGAAAATTTGAAGGCCAATTATTTCAGATGGGAAATTCAATTTATCTTCGATATACTGAGGATGATGATAAACAAGAAAAGGCAGTTGTAACTTTTAAGATCAATAATAATGGTGGTATCCAATTGACAAGAAAGAGTAAGGAAATGCGGATGCAACTGTTTTTTGAAAATAACAAAAGAGTATCTGCTACTTATCGGACACCTTATGGTGAAATTCCGATTGAAACGGTTACGCCTTTGTTAAGTGTCAATATTAGTGATTTTCCATTGGTAGGCACAGTGAATATTGATTACTTTCTGTATAGTGGAGGAAACCTTTTAGGTGAGTACAAAATAAGATTGCAATTTAGTGTGTAA
- the rpoE gene encoding DNA-directed RNA polymerase subunit delta: MELEKFKDANKSELSLIEVAHAILSQRGDVTPFADLVNAVQEYLGKSDEEIRERLSQFYTDLNVDGSFISLGDNLWGLRSWYPYDSIDEAVVHTEDEETDEPKSKKRKKVNAFMADASEDDDVIDYNDDDPEDDDLDIDYANDDDNAELKEYSKDLNDIDDADEDEEDLPDGIEGQLTEMSDDDIEEDNEL, from the coding sequence TTGGAGCTAGAAAAATTCAAGGATGCTAACAAAAGTGAACTATCATTGATTGAAGTTGCACATGCGATTTTAAGTCAACGGGGGGATGTTACTCCTTTTGCCGATTTGGTGAATGCTGTACAAGAATATCTTGGCAAGAGCGATGAAGAAATCAGAGAAAGACTCTCACAGTTTTATACTGACTTAAATGTAGATGGTAGCTTTATTTCTTTGGGTGACAATCTTTGGGGCTTACGTTCATGGTATCCGTATGATTCTATTGACGAAGCAGTTGTTCATACTGAAGATGAAGAAACTGATGAGCCAAAGAGTAAGAAACGCAAGAAAGTTAATGCTTTCATGGCCGATGCAAGTGAAGACGACGATGTTATCGACTATAATGATGATGATCCAGAAGATGATGATTTAGACATTGATTATGCAAATGACGATGATAATGCTGAACTTAAAGAATACAGCAAAGATTTAAATGATATTGATGACGCAGACGAAGATGAAGAAGACCTACCAGATGGAATTGAAGGTCAATTAACTGAAATGTCAGATGATGATATCGAAGAAGATAACGAATTATAA
- a CDS encoding CTP synthase gives MTKYIFVTGGVVSSLGKGIVAASLGRLLKNRGLKVMIQKFDPYINVDPGTMSPYQHGEVFVTDDGTETDLDLGHYERFIDINLNKYSNVTTGKIYSEVIRKERRGDYLGATVQVIPHITNMIKEKVMRAGTTTNADVVITEVGGTVGDIESLPFLEALRQMKAEVGSENVVYIHTTLVPYLRAAGEMKTKPTQHSVKELRGLGIQPNILVVRTEQHISDSMRNKIASFCDVEPEAVIESMDVETLYEIPLNLKAQHMDDFVCKLLHIESPESDMSEWEELTNRVKHLEKSVKIALVGKYVKLPDAYISVAEALKHAGYTINADIEISLFDSEKLNAENVATELGSYDGIIVPGGFGDRGLEGMIESIKYARENNVPFLGICLGMQMACIEFARNVVGLSDANTTEVDSRCANKIIDLMADQEDVEEMGGTQRLGLYPCKLKQGSVAATAYNNQEVIQERHRHRYEFNNEYRKSFTENGLTFAGTSPDNRLVEVIELSKHKFFVAAQYHPEFLSRPQRPEGLFQAFVVACSK, from the coding sequence ATGACCAAATATATTTTTGTGACAGGTGGCGTTGTGTCATCACTAGGAAAGGGAATTGTTGCTGCATCTCTTGGAAGACTTCTTAAAAACAGGGGACTTAAAGTTATGATTCAAAAATTTGATCCCTATATCAACGTTGATCCTGGAACTATGAGTCCTTACCAACATGGAGAGGTTTTTGTAACAGATGATGGTACTGAAACGGACTTGGATTTGGGACATTATGAGCGCTTTATTGATATTAATTTGAACAAATATTCAAATGTTACAACTGGTAAAATTTATTCAGAGGTTATCCGTAAGGAACGCAGGGGTGATTATCTGGGTGCAACTGTTCAGGTAATTCCGCATATTACTAATATGATTAAAGAAAAAGTAATGCGTGCTGGGACTACGACTAATGCCGATGTTGTAATTACAGAGGTCGGAGGAACAGTTGGCGATATTGAGTCACTTCCATTTTTAGAAGCCTTGCGACAAATGAAAGCAGAAGTTGGTAGTGAAAATGTAGTTTATATTCATACAACATTAGTTCCTTATCTTAGAGCTGCAGGTGAGATGAAAACTAAACCAACACAACATAGTGTTAAGGAACTTCGAGGATTAGGGATTCAACCGAATATTTTAGTTGTGAGAACTGAACAACATATTTCTGATAGTATGCGTAATAAAATTGCAAGCTTTTGTGATGTGGAACCGGAAGCTGTAATTGAGTCAATGGATGTTGAAACATTGTACGAAATTCCTTTGAATTTAAAAGCACAGCATATGGACGATTTTGTTTGCAAGTTGTTGCATATTGAATCGCCAGAATCAGATATGAGTGAATGGGAAGAATTAACTAATAGAGTTAAGCACCTTGAGAAGTCCGTAAAAATTGCTTTAGTGGGAAAATATGTGAAATTACCGGATGCTTATATTTCAGTTGCTGAGGCTTTAAAGCACGCAGGATATACCATAAATGCTGATATTGAAATTTCATTATTTGATTCAGAGAAATTGAATGCTGAAAATGTCGCAACTGAATTGGGATCATATGATGGAATTATTGTGCCTGGAGGATTTGGAGATCGTGGACTTGAAGGCATGATTGAATCAATTAAATATGCGCGTGAAAATAATGTTCCATTCCTAGGAATATGTTTGGGAATGCAAATGGCATGTATCGAATTTGCTCGTAATGTGGTTGGTCTTAGTGATGCAAATACGACAGAGGTTGATTCTAGGTGTGCTAACAAGATCATTGATTTGATGGCTGATCAAGAAGATGTTGAAGAAATGGGTGGCACACAAAGATTAGGTCTGTATCCATGCAAGCTAAAACAAGGTTCAGTCGCAGCAACTGCTTATAATAATCAAGAAGTTATTCAAGAACGTCATCGTCACCGTTATGAATTTAATAATGAGTATCGCAAGTCATTTACTGAAAATGGATTAACATTTGCAGGAACTTCACCTGATAATCGTTTAGTTGAAGTTATTGAGTTAAGTAAACATAAATTTTTTGTAGCTGCACAGTATCATCCTGAATTTCTTTCAAGACCACAAAGACCTGAAGGACTATTTCAAGCTTTCGTAGTTGCATGTTCTAAGTAA